A segment of the Anopheles cruzii chromosome 2, idAnoCruzAS_RS32_06, whole genome shotgun sequence genome:
GGTTTTGTTCATTGCCCAACGCGATGCAATAATTTACAGTGCAGTGCTTACCTTAGTCTTCGCGCGCTTAGCACGAGCCACGGCGGTCGCCCGAGCCTTGAGCGTTCCCTTATGGATTTTTGCCTTCAGCTCTTCCTTAGTCAGCTTTCCTTTCTTGACTCCCTTCTTGGCACCAGCTTTGCCCTTTACAACCTTGCCACCTTTGGTAGTAACCTTCTTTCCGCTAGCGGTCTTCTTGGCACCAGCTTTCGTTCCGGCAGTTACACCAGTGGCAACTTTCTTGGTGCTCTTAGCAGCGGTTGCAACCTTCGCTCCCTTAGTGGTTGGCTTAGTTGCACCCTTGGCTGCTCCCTTCACCGTTCCCTTAGCAGCGGCAACCTTGGCGGCTCCTTTTGGTGCAGGTTTAGCAGCACCCTTGGTGGCCTTTGCCGCAGCCGGGGCGGCAGCTGGAGCCTTCTTTTTTTCAGCAGGCTTCGCTGGCGCCTTCTTTccggcagtagcagcagcagcagcaccggtcgTAGTTGGCTTTTTGGCATCCTTCTTgccggtgctggcggcggccttcGTTGCTtcgggtgccggtgctggaGCCTTCTTCTTGCCAGCAGCCTTGCTATCAGCAGCAGGTTTTTTCTCACCCTTCTTTTCACCCGAGCCGGAGGCTTCGGCTGCTGCAGccttcttctctttcttttcggccggttggccggctaaaatggaaaaaggaacaacaatgGGTTAATATAGGGTTCAAACGAGACGACGGGTTTACGGAATCGAAAGAATAAGACGTAGAAGTCAGTAAACTAGTTTAAATAAACATCTCTTTCATGGTAGTTTTTCAGAGAGATTCCCTCTAGTAAAAATATCATCATTTTTGAACATTCTTTTGCATTAGGATCATCGCATCAGCGCGCGTCGTTTTTCATGGATAGCTTGCTTCATTACATTTTCGCCCTGCTCTAAAATGGGACAGGTTGACACTCGGTAGTCCTCGTGGCGTACACAATGTAATGTTAGCTCAAGATTTTGCTCGAAATAAATACCGATTACAAAAAGCAATGAAACCACTGGAAAGTGTTGCGTATCGAAAATGCACTTGCACGGATTCAGCGATGATCAATTTGCATTTTCAAGCAGAATTGAAAGAAATTTTGCTTACCGGGCTTCTCAGATGGTTTCTTCGGAGCCATACTTGTGATGGAAAAGAGGTTGTCACAACGACGCGAGTTCGCTCGTCTCGTCGGTTTCCGGATGGCTGACAGTTTGAAGCAGGGTAGAAAATTATTAACTCATTTTTGAGTTCAAGCGAAAAGTGATGCAACGTTTGCAGTGCCCCTAGCGGAATATGTCGAAAACAAAAGGTGACCGcttgttttaaaataacacGAGTTACAAGATTTTAAGCGATGTTACGATAAACACGGAACGCGTCCTTTTAAAATTGTTCCTGATTCGGGGCCGTAAAGGGCGGAGGGGCAACAATGCAATTGTTCCAAATTCTGCG
Coding sequences within it:
- the LOC128277399 gene encoding transcriptional regulatory protein AlgP — encoded protein: MAPKKPSEKPAGQPAEKKEKKAAAAEASGSGEKKGEKKPAADSKAAGKKKAPAPAPEATKAAASTGKKDAKKPTTTGAAAAATAGKKAPAKPAEKKKAPAAAPAAAKATKGAAKPAPKGAAKVAAAKGTVKGAAKGATKPTTKGAKVATAAKSTKKVATGVTAGTKAGAKKTASGKKVTTKGGKVVKGKAGAKKGVKKGKLTKEELKAKIHKGTLKARATAVARAKRAKTKLIKGPYGTVMRKIRTSVKFRRPRTLCLPRRPKYPRKSVAKRSRMDPYNIIKYPLTTEAAMKKIEDNNTLVFLIHLRANKNHVKAAVRKLYDVKVLKINTLVRPDGKKKAYVRLTRDYDALDVANKIGII